A genome region from Pseudomonas helmanticensis includes the following:
- a CDS encoding PepSY-associated TM helix domain-containing protein: protein MKEGFRQAMAWLHTWTGLVFGWLLFAIFLTGTLAYFKDETSHWMQPEIPARPINAEASLTLAQDYLQQHAAGASRWLIDLPDARDPALTVRWQQEPGKPGERGRFESTTLDAQTGAEVQGRDTMGGEFFYRFHFQLQMPYPWGRWLATSAAMLMFVALITGIITHKKIFKDFFTFRPRKGQRSWLDGHNAVGVLVLPFHLMITYSSLVIFMSMVMPASIVASYGSNIDAFYDEVFPETAIPERAGQALTLPPLTAFLTRASEHWAGGHIKRVTVNNPGDANASVQMSRATSDKIAYEYGSDVTFNAITGEQLGATPDKPVPMTIAGGFYGLHIGHFAGPVLRWLYFLCGLAGTAMIGTGLVIWLGKRQLKHAKSGVMPFELRLVEVLNIAGMAGLVSAVAVFFLANRLLPLSLSGRADWEVNGFFIAWGLSVVHASLRKGRAAWIEQLALGALLFSAVPLINALTTPWNLVTSVAQGDWALAGFDLTCLGAGLFLAWAAWKMRRAASTVGAKKPRREAAPPITLEQGSH, encoded by the coding sequence ATGAAAGAGGGTTTTCGCCAGGCGATGGCCTGGCTGCACACCTGGACCGGCCTGGTCTTCGGCTGGCTGCTGTTCGCGATTTTCCTGACCGGGACGCTGGCGTATTTCAAAGATGAAACCAGCCACTGGATGCAGCCGGAGATCCCCGCGCGGCCAATCAATGCTGAGGCGAGCCTGACGCTGGCGCAGGATTATCTGCAACAACATGCGGCCGGCGCCTCGCGCTGGCTGATCGACTTGCCCGATGCCCGCGACCCTGCGCTGACGGTGCGCTGGCAGCAGGAACCGGGCAAACCCGGTGAGCGCGGGCGCTTCGAATCGACAACGCTCGACGCCCAAACCGGCGCCGAAGTGCAGGGCCGCGACACCATGGGCGGCGAGTTCTTCTATCGTTTCCACTTCCAGCTGCAAATGCCCTATCCGTGGGGGCGCTGGCTGGCGACCAGTGCGGCGATGCTGATGTTTGTCGCGCTGATCACCGGGATCATCACCCACAAGAAAATCTTCAAGGACTTCTTCACCTTCCGCCCGCGCAAAGGCCAGCGCTCGTGGCTCGACGGGCACAATGCCGTGGGGGTGCTGGTGTTGCCGTTTCACTTGATGATCACCTACAGCAGCCTGGTGATTTTCATGTCGATGGTCATGCCGGCGAGCATCGTGGCGTCGTACGGCAGCAACATCGATGCGTTTTACGATGAGGTTTTTCCAGAAACGGCAATTCCCGAACGCGCCGGACAAGCGCTGACATTACCCCCGCTGACAGCGTTTTTGACTCGGGCGAGCGAGCATTGGGCGGGCGGGCATATCAAACGCGTGACGGTGAACAATCCCGGCGACGCCAATGCCTCTGTGCAAATGTCGCGTGCCACTTCCGACAAGATTGCCTACGAATACGGCAGCGATGTGACCTTCAACGCCATCACCGGCGAGCAGCTCGGCGCGACCCCGGACAAACCCGTGCCGATGACCATTGCCGGTGGTTTTTACGGTTTGCACATTGGCCACTTCGCCGGTCCGGTTTTGCGCTGGCTGTATTTCCTCTGCGGTCTGGCCGGTACGGCGATGATCGGCACCGGGCTGGTGATCTGGCTCGGCAAGCGTCAACTCAAACACGCCAAGAGCGGCGTGATGCCGTTCGAATTGCGCCTGGTCGAGGTGCTGAACATTGCCGGCATGGCCGGTCTGGTTTCGGCAGTGGCGGTGTTTTTCCTCGCCAATCGGCTGCTGCCATTGAGCCTGAGCGGGCGAGCGGATTGGGAAGTGAACGGGTTCTTTATCGCTTGGGGCCTGAGCGTGGTGCACGCCTCGTTGCGCAAAGGGCGCGCGGCGTGGATCGAACAGCTTGCGCTGGGGGCGCTGTTGTTTAGCGCGGTGCCGTTGATCAATGCGCTGACAACGCCGTGGAACCTCGTAACTAGTGTGGCGCAGGGTGACTGGGCCTTGGCCGGTTTCGACCTGACGTGTCTGGGCGCGGGCCTGTTCCTCGCCTGGGCTGCCTGGAAAATGCGTCGCGCCGCCAGCACCGTCGGCGCGAAAAAACCACGCCGTGAAGCGGCGCCGCCGATCACGCTTGAGCAAGGAAGCCACTGA
- a CDS encoding DUF3649 domain-containing protein, translating into MKGKLATLPMSYRLAVTSRVLAAVFGGYLVAALASVTLTMWLPLSRAEAVVTGMTISFLVYLVAVLWCFACRTAWSAWVGLLVPSVILATVSGAARGLGFA; encoded by the coding sequence ATGAAAGGCAAACTCGCGACACTTCCCATGTCCTATCGTCTGGCCGTCACCTCGCGGGTGCTGGCGGCAGTGTTTGGCGGCTATCTGGTCGCGGCGCTGGCCAGCGTCACCCTGACGATGTGGCTGCCACTGAGCCGCGCCGAAGCCGTGGTGACCGGCATGACCATTTCCTTTCTGGTCTATCTGGTGGCGGTGCTGTGGTGCTTCGCCTGCCGCACGGCGTGGTCGGCGTGGGTCGGCTTGCTGGTGCCGAGCGTGATTCTGGCGACCGTTTCCGGCGCTGCACGCGGGTTGGGTTTTGCATGA
- a CDS encoding sigma-70 family RNA polymerase sigma factor codes for MPSAHPVEALYQAHHSWLTGWLRRKLGCPHSAADLAQDTFINVLTAREAPLIIEPRAFLTTLAKRVLFNHYRRQDLERAYLDTLAQMPEMVAPSEEDKAIILQTLMELDQLLDGLPRQVKRAFLLAQVDGLTYPQIAAELGISVATVKRHLNKAAMRCYFAL; via the coding sequence TTGCCGTCCGCCCATCCCGTCGAAGCGCTTTATCAAGCCCACCACAGCTGGCTCACCGGCTGGCTGCGGCGCAAACTCGGCTGCCCGCACAGCGCGGCGGATCTGGCGCAGGACACCTTCATCAACGTGCTGACGGCCCGCGAAGCGCCGTTGATCATCGAGCCGCGGGCGTTCCTCACGACGTTGGCCAAGCGCGTGCTGTTCAACCATTACCGCCGCCAGGACCTCGAACGCGCTTACCTCGATACCCTGGCGCAGATGCCGGAAATGGTCGCGCCGTCCGAAGAAGACAAAGCGATCATCCTGCAAACCCTGATGGAGCTGGATCAATTGCTCGACGGCTTGCCGCGTCAGGTCAAACGCGCGTTTCTGCTGGCACAGGTCGATGGCCTGACGTATCCCCAGATCGCCGCCGAACTCGGCATCTCCGTGGCCACGGTCAAACGTCACCTGAACAAAGCGGCAATGCGCTGCTATTTCGCGCTATGA
- a CDS encoding DUF4880 domain-containing protein, producing MNHAPDFSAQVAEQAVHWLMEMQQGALNPRQQHAWQQWLDAHSEHRRAWEHIQRVNQRLRGVSSPLAHAALNGPKSASRRQALKLLLILGAGSAATWGMREHNPLPSLLADYRSPIGQRRRVALGAGNQLQLNTASAADVRVDQGLIRLLEGEILLTASQAFEVRTAQGLLKTQGARLNVRQFADRTQVALFEGRVELSIAGRTPMLLPVARQLSFSTTSVSAASPLDANSGAWADGMLVAAHMRLGDFLDELGRYRRGQLKCDSKVADLLISGTYPLDDSERILDLLEISLPVKVKRLTRYWVTVEARV from the coding sequence ATGAACCACGCGCCGGATTTCTCCGCACAAGTCGCCGAGCAGGCGGTGCACTGGCTGATGGAAATGCAGCAAGGCGCGCTCAACCCACGTCAGCAACATGCCTGGCAACAATGGCTGGATGCGCACAGCGAACATCGTCGGGCGTGGGAGCATATTCAGCGGGTCAACCAGCGTTTGCGCGGTGTGTCTTCGCCGCTGGCGCATGCGGCGCTGAACGGGCCGAAGTCCGCCAGCCGCCGCCAGGCACTCAAGCTGCTGCTGATTCTCGGGGCCGGCAGCGCGGCGACCTGGGGCATGCGCGAGCACAATCCACTGCCATCGTTGCTCGCCGATTACCGCAGCCCGATCGGTCAGCGGCGCAGAGTGGCTTTGGGCGCGGGCAATCAGTTGCAACTGAACACCGCCAGTGCGGCGGATGTACGTGTCGATCAGGGTTTGATCCGTTTGCTCGAAGGCGAAATTCTTCTGACTGCCTCGCAAGCATTCGAAGTACGTACCGCGCAAGGCCTGCTGAAAACCCAAGGCGCCCGTCTCAATGTGCGTCAGTTTGCTGATCGCACGCAGGTTGCGCTGTTTGAAGGCCGGGTCGAACTGAGCATTGCCGGTCGCACGCCGATGCTGCTGCCGGTCGCTCGTCAATTGAGCTTCAGCACCACCTCGGTCAGCGCAGCCAGTCCTCTGGACGCCAACAGCGGCGCCTGGGCCGACGGCATGCTGGTGGCGGCGCATATGCGTCTGGGCGACTTCCTTGATGAGCTTGGCCGCTATCGTCGCGGGCAGCTCAAGTGCGACAGCAAAGTTGCCGACCTGTTGATCTCCGGGACGTATCCGCTGGACGACAGCGAGCGGATTCTCGATCTGCTGGAAATCAGTTTGCCGGTCAAGGTGAAGCGGCTTACCCGTTATTGGGTGACCGTTGAGGCGCGGGTTTAA
- the fecA gene encoding TonB-dependent Fe(3+) dicitrate receptor FecA, which yields MHPTRLTPLARSLRNLVLGASLSFSALPVALAADAKAYHIAPASLENALNQFGREAGVLISFGSQVTSGVQSRGLEGSYTPEQGLNALLEGTGLQARAEGNNAFSLQSAGDAALELDTSKVVGDWLGDAAQINVFEHPGARDVIRREEFERQGATQARDVLNRIPGVNAPENNGTGSHDMALNFGIRGLNPRLAARSTVLMDGIPVPFAPYGQPQLSFAPISMGNMDAVDVVRGGGAVRYGPQNVGGVVNFVTRAIPDEPTVKGGFQTETSPSSSHDGFKTSANLLAGGTNANGLGGALLYSGTRGGDWREHSDTEIDDLILKGKYQLDEANSFNAMAQYYEGKADMPGGLNVADYDADPYQSTRPKDQFWGRRTMFNFGYRYQEDRREFTANTFFNKTLRSGYLDQGTFLSLSPREYWVRGLETRFAQGFDLGPTSHEVGVGYRYINEAGHELRYRTPISSNEYPTTNSRNDRDTRGGTEANAFFVDDRIDIGKWTITPGVRYEMIDSQQTNNLTDVKYKGDYNTALPALNVLYHLTDSWNLYANTEGSFGSVQYSQMPNRVSSGEVKPEKARTWELGTRYDNGALRAEIGAFLINFDNQYESNQTNDSVIARGETRHQGIETSVNYALDDLSPALAGFDVYATYAYVDASIREDGPNKGNRVPFSSKHKGTVGVGYTEGPWKLNLDSSFQSDQFADNANTAKESADGSTGKIPGYMLFSSRAGYDFGPQLSDLNVAVGVKNIFNTQYFTRSFDDNNKGKYVGEPRTVYVQTSVAF from the coding sequence ATGCACCCCACCCGCCTCACGCCGCTGGCCCGCAGCCTGCGCAATCTTGTCCTCGGCGCCAGCCTGAGCTTCAGCGCCCTGCCCGTCGCACTGGCCGCCGACGCCAAGGCTTACCACATCGCGCCAGCATCGCTGGAAAATGCCCTCAACCAGTTTGGCCGGGAAGCGGGCGTGCTGATTTCTTTTGGCTCGCAAGTCACCAGCGGTGTGCAAAGCCGTGGCCTGGAAGGCAGCTACACGCCCGAGCAGGGCTTGAATGCATTGCTCGAAGGCACCGGCCTGCAAGCACGCGCCGAGGGCAATAACGCCTTCAGCCTGCAATCGGCGGGCGATGCCGCGCTGGAGCTGGACACCTCGAAAGTCGTCGGTGACTGGCTCGGCGACGCGGCGCAGATCAATGTCTTCGAACATCCCGGTGCCCGTGACGTGATCCGCCGCGAAGAATTCGAACGCCAGGGCGCGACCCAGGCCCGCGATGTGCTCAACCGCATCCCCGGGGTCAACGCGCCGGAAAACAACGGCACCGGTAGCCACGACATGGCGCTGAACTTCGGCATTCGTGGTTTGAACCCACGCCTGGCTGCACGCTCGACGGTGTTGATGGATGGCATCCCGGTGCCGTTCGCACCGTATGGTCAGCCGCAGTTGTCATTCGCGCCGATCAGCATGGGCAACATGGACGCCGTCGACGTCGTACGCGGTGGCGGCGCGGTGCGCTACGGCCCGCAGAACGTCGGCGGCGTGGTCAACTTCGTGACTCGGGCGATTCCTGACGAACCAACGGTCAAGGGCGGCTTCCAGACCGAAACCAGCCCATCGTCGAGCCATGACGGCTTCAAGACCAGCGCCAACCTGTTGGCCGGCGGCACCAATGCCAACGGTCTCGGCGGCGCCCTGCTTTACTCCGGCACGCGTGGCGGTGACTGGCGTGAACACAGCGACACCGAGATCGACGACCTGATCCTCAAGGGCAAATATCAGCTCGACGAAGCCAACAGCTTCAACGCCATGGCCCAGTATTACGAGGGCAAGGCCGACATGCCCGGTGGCCTCAACGTCGCCGATTACGATGCCGATCCGTATCAGTCAACGCGCCCGAAAGATCAGTTCTGGGGCCGCCGGACGATGTTCAACTTCGGCTATCGCTATCAGGAAGATCGCCGCGAATTCACCGCCAACACCTTTTTCAACAAGACCCTGCGCAGCGGATATCTCGATCAGGGCACCTTCCTTTCGCTGTCGCCGCGTGAGTATTGGGTGCGCGGTCTGGAAACCCGTTTCGCCCAAGGCTTCGACCTCGGCCCGACCAGCCATGAAGTCGGCGTCGGCTACCGCTACATCAACGAGGCCGGCCACGAACTGCGTTATCGCACGCCGATCAGCAGCAACGAATACCCGACCACCAACAGCCGCAACGACCGCGACACCCGGGGCGGCACCGAGGCCAATGCGTTCTTCGTCGACGACCGCATCGACATCGGCAAATGGACGATCACCCCGGGCGTGCGCTACGAGATGATCGACTCGCAGCAGACCAACAACCTCACCGACGTCAAATACAAAGGTGACTACAACACCGCGCTGCCGGCGTTGAACGTTCTCTATCACCTGACTGACAGCTGGAATTTGTACGCCAACACCGAAGGCTCGTTCGGCAGCGTGCAGTACAGCCAGATGCCCAACCGTGTGAGCAGCGGCGAAGTGAAACCGGAGAAGGCGCGCACCTGGGAACTCGGCACGCGCTATGACAACGGCGCGTTGCGCGCGGAGATCGGCGCGTTCCTGATCAACTTCGACAACCAGTACGAAAGCAATCAGACCAACGATTCGGTGATCGCCCGTGGCGAAACCCGCCATCAGGGCATCGAGACCAGCGTCAACTATGCGCTGGATGACTTGAGCCCGGCGCTGGCCGGTTTTGATGTCTACGCCACCTACGCGTACGTCGATGCGAGCATTCGCGAAGACGGCCCGAACAAAGGCAACCGCGTACCGTTCTCGTCGAAGCACAAAGGCACGGTTGGCGTGGGTTACACCGAAGGGCCATGGAAACTCAATCTGGACAGCAGTTTCCAGAGCGACCAGTTCGCCGACAACGCCAACACCGCGAAAGAAAGCGCCGACGGCAGCACCGGCAAGATCCCCGGTTACATGCTGTTCAGCAGCCGCGCCGGTTATGACTTCGGCCCGCAATTGTCGGATCTCAACGTCGCGGTCGGGGTGAAAAACATCTTCAACACGCAGTACTTCACACGCTCGTTTGATGACAACAACAAAGGCAAGTATGTCGGTGAACCGCGCACGGTTTATGTGCAGACATCGGTAGCGTTCTGA
- a CDS encoding endonuclease domain-containing protein → MQNRPTLAQFARQLRVQQTDCEYLLWQKLRARQIANLKFRRQFPSPPYVLDFYCAELKLAIELDGGQHYEASGLIYDQRRTNHLYQQGIQVVRFSNLEILQQMDDVLEQIIQIAAARRLPSP, encoded by the coding sequence ATGCAAAATCGCCCCACCCTCGCCCAATTCGCCCGCCAGTTACGCGTTCAGCAAACCGACTGTGAATACCTGCTCTGGCAAAAGCTTCGCGCCCGCCAGATCGCCAATCTGAAATTTCGTCGGCAGTTTCCCTCCCCGCCCTACGTGCTGGATTTCTACTGTGCTGAGCTGAAACTGGCGATTGAGCTGGACGGTGGTCAGCACTATGAAGCGTCGGGATTGATATACGACCAGCGCCGAACAAATCACCTGTATCAGCAAGGCATTCAGGTCGTACGTTTCAGCAACCTGGAAATACTTCAGCAGATGGATGACGTACTGGAGCAGATCATACAAATTGCGGCAGCTCGAAGACTGCCCTCACCCTAA
- a CDS encoding HPF/RaiA family ribosome-associated protein: MQIQVNSDNHVQGSKRLEEWVRTTIESTLDRYEEDLTRVEVHLSDENGEKPGPHDMRCQLEARPKGHQPISVTHKADSLEQAIDGAAEKLEHALEHLFGKLRGKPRAAVVPFTGKANDKLLAEEFDENEQAAINS, from the coding sequence ATGCAAATCCAAGTCAACAGCGATAACCATGTTCAAGGCAGTAAACGACTGGAGGAGTGGGTACGTACAACCATTGAGAGCACGCTCGACCGTTATGAAGAAGACCTGACCCGTGTCGAAGTCCACCTGAGCGACGAGAACGGCGAGAAACCAGGTCCCCATGACATGCGCTGCCAACTGGAAGCGCGGCCAAAAGGCCATCAACCGATTTCCGTCACCCATAAAGCCGATTCGCTGGAACAGGCAATCGATGGCGCCGCCGAAAAACTCGAGCACGCGCTGGAGCACCTGTTCGGCAAACTGCGAGGTAAACCACGCGCCGCTGTGGTGCCATTCACGGGCAAAGCCAACGACAAGCTGCTCGCTGAAGAATTTGATGAGAATGAGCAGGCAGCGATCAACAGTTGA
- a CDS encoding LysR substrate-binding domain-containing protein yields the protein MSRQLHAQTYVWLQVFSCAARHLSFTRCAEELHITPGAVSQQIRQLEERLGFRLFHRRARGVELSAEGQRLAITVNEAYGSIDAELRRLDAGMISGILRVRSIPSFLSKWLTPRLPRLQQRYPDIQLRLVAEDSSVPLHEGDFDLAIDLNDGSYPGLLSTALLDEQIFPVCAPSLLRGRPPLHGPADLVHFPLLHDITAWRGSYEYAEWEFYLHAIGFEGADVRRGHTFNRNHLTIEAAIAGMGVAIARRTLLNDELERGTLIVPFGLSVPNHKRYVLLYAPGALSHPGVRAVHDWLVEEAGIFRGLHPLNDGQL from the coding sequence ATGAGTCGTCAATTGCATGCCCAGACTTACGTCTGGCTGCAGGTGTTTTCCTGTGCCGCGCGGCACCTGTCATTCACCCGTTGTGCAGAAGAGCTGCACATCACTCCCGGAGCGGTCAGCCAGCAGATCCGCCAACTGGAAGAGCGCCTCGGTTTTCGCCTGTTTCATCGGCGTGCCCGTGGCGTTGAACTGAGCGCAGAAGGCCAGCGGCTGGCGATCACGGTGAACGAGGCCTACGGCAGCATCGACGCTGAGTTGCGTCGCCTCGATGCGGGAATGATCAGCGGAATTTTGCGCGTGCGCTCGATTCCATCGTTCCTCAGCAAATGGCTGACGCCGCGCTTGCCACGTCTGCAACAGCGTTATCCGGACATTCAGTTGCGCCTGGTTGCCGAGGACAGCAGCGTGCCGTTGCACGAGGGCGACTTTGATCTGGCGATCGATCTGAACGACGGCAGTTACCCGGGATTGTTATCCACAGCCTTGCTCGACGAGCAGATATTCCCGGTGTGCGCGCCGAGTCTGTTGCGCGGGCGGCCACCGCTGCATGGCCCGGCGGACCTGGTGCATTTTCCGTTGCTGCACGACATCACCGCCTGGCGTGGCAGTTACGAATATGCCGAGTGGGAGTTTTATTTGCATGCGATCGGCTTTGAAGGCGCCGACGTACGGCGCGGGCACACCTTCAACCGCAATCACCTGACCATCGAAGCGGCGATTGCCGGGATGGGCGTGGCGATCGCCCGGCGTACGTTGCTCAACGATGAACTGGAGCGCGGCACCCTGATCGTGCCGTTCGGCCTGTCGGTGCCCAACCATAAACGTTACGTGTTGCTGTACGCGCCAGGGGCGTTGAGCCATCCGGGCGTGCGTGCGGTGCATGACTGGCTGGTCGAAGAGGCGGGGATTTTTCGCGGTTTGCACCCGTTGAATGACGGGCAATTGTGA
- a CDS encoding L-serine ammonia-lyase: MAISVFDLFKVGIGPSSSHTVGPMRAAATFAQALIDQHLLNDVRRVEIRLYGSLSATGVGHATDRATVMGLMGEWPDSIDPSTIDPRIQQLRETGQLCLAGRREIAFDWQRDLLLLDESLPYHPNAMSLTVFGETAELFEQTYYSVGGGFIIEAAEAESGVAPAGDVVLPYDFSSAAQLLALCKQHNLRVSELMMANERAWRSDAEIRQGLLHIWSVMRECVEQGLRHEGILPGGLNVPRRAAKLHRSLLEIGKPNVISSTLSAMEWVNLFALAVNEENAAGGRMVTAPTNGAAGIIPAVLHYYMKFNPDASDDDVVAFFLGAAAVGILCKKNASISGAEVGCQGEVGSACAMAAAGLADVLGATPEQLENAAEIGLEHNLGLTCDPVGGLVQVPCIERNAIAAVKAINATQMALRGDGNHFISLDRVIRTMRDTGADMHDKYKETSRGGLAVNWVEC; the protein is encoded by the coding sequence ATGGCTATCAGTGTTTTCGATCTATTCAAAGTCGGCATCGGTCCGTCCAGTTCCCACACCGTCGGGCCGATGCGTGCCGCCGCGACCTTCGCTCAGGCGCTGATCGATCAGCATTTGCTGAACGATGTGCGTCGTGTCGAAATCCGTTTGTACGGCTCGTTGTCAGCCACCGGTGTCGGTCACGCCACCGACCGCGCAACAGTCATGGGCCTGATGGGCGAATGGCCAGACAGCATCGATCCGTCGACCATCGATCCACGCATCCAGCAACTGCGCGAGACAGGCCAACTGTGCCTCGCCGGGCGAAGAGAAATTGCCTTCGACTGGCAGCGCGATCTCCTGCTGCTCGACGAGAGCCTGCCCTACCACCCCAACGCCATGTCGCTGACCGTCTTCGGCGAAACCGCCGAGCTGTTCGAGCAAACCTACTATTCAGTCGGCGGCGGTTTCATCATCGAAGCGGCAGAAGCCGAATCCGGTGTCGCACCAGCCGGTGACGTGGTGTTGCCGTACGATTTTTCCAGCGCCGCGCAACTGCTGGCGCTGTGCAAACAGCACAACCTGCGCGTGTCCGAGCTGATGATGGCCAACGAGCGCGCGTGGCGTTCCGACGCGGAAATCCGTCAGGGCCTGCTGCATATCTGGTCGGTGATGCGCGAATGCGTCGAACAGGGTTTGCGCCATGAAGGCATCCTGCCGGGCGGTCTGAATGTGCCGCGTCGAGCGGCGAAGTTGCACCGCAGCCTGTTGGAAATCGGCAAGCCGAATGTCATCAGTTCAACGCTGTCGGCGATGGAATGGGTCAACCTGTTCGCCCTCGCCGTCAACGAAGAGAACGCGGCCGGCGGGCGCATGGTCACCGCGCCGACCAACGGTGCCGCCGGGATCATTCCGGCGGTTCTGCACTACTACATGAAATTCAATCCGGACGCGTCTGACGATGATGTCGTCGCGTTCTTCCTCGGTGCAGCAGCCGTCGGCATCCTCTGTAAGAAAAATGCCTCGATCTCCGGCGCTGAAGTCGGCTGTCAGGGCGAGGTCGGTTCCGCGTGCGCGATGGCCGCTGCCGGCCTGGCCGACGTGCTCGGCGCCACCCCGGAGCAGTTGGAAAACGCCGCTGAAATCGGCCTGGAACACAACCTCGGCCTGACCTGCGACCCGGTCGGCGGTCTGGTCCAGGTGCCGTGCATCGAGCGCAACGCCATCGCTGCGGTAAAAGCGATCAACGCCACGCAAATGGCCTTGCGCGGTGACGGCAACCACTTCATTTCCCTCGACCGGGTGATCCGCACCATGCGCGATACCGGCGCCGACATGCACGACAAATACAAAGAGACTTCACGGGGCGGCCTGGCTGTGAACTGGGTGGAATGCTGA
- a CDS encoding HAAAP family serine/threonine permease, producing the protein MTDVRTPAAENPAVDLTRNTETAHKGWSKFDTTWMLGLYGTAIGAGTLFLPINAGVGGFWPLLILALLAFPMTFFAHRGLTRFVLSGRSGDITEVVEEHFGIGAGKLITLLYFFAIFPILLVYSVALTNTLSSFLEHQLHIAPPPRAILSLALILGLMAIVRCGQSVIVKAMSVLVYPFVAALLLLAVSLIPNWNGAFFASAQESMPMSVFFKTLWLAIPVMVFSFNHSPIISAFAVDQKQRYGDQAERKSSGILAMAHGMMVVTVMFFCFSCVLALSPADLAAAKAQNISILSYLANHFQTPVIAYAAPLIALVAITKSFLGHYIGASEGFQGLIVKSLRGRGRVMSANWLNRVTALFMILACWAVATFNPSILGMIEAFGGPVIACLLFLMPMYAIRRVPALRQYSGQVSNVFVVLIGLIALSAIIYSFLP; encoded by the coding sequence ATGACCGATGTACGTACACCTGCTGCCGAAAATCCCGCTGTAGACCTCACACGCAATACAGAAACTGCCCACAAGGGCTGGAGCAAATTCGACACCACCTGGATGCTTGGCTTGTACGGCACGGCGATCGGTGCTGGCACCTTGTTCCTGCCGATCAACGCCGGTGTCGGTGGTTTCTGGCCGTTGCTGATTTTGGCGCTGCTGGCTTTCCCGATGACCTTTTTTGCCCACCGCGGGCTGACCCGTTTCGTCTTGTCCGGGCGCTCCGGTGACATCACCGAGGTGGTTGAAGAACACTTCGGCATCGGTGCCGGCAAGCTGATCACGCTGCTGTATTTCTTTGCGATCTTCCCGATCCTGCTGGTGTACAGCGTCGCGCTGACCAACACCCTGAGCAGTTTCCTCGAACATCAATTGCACATCGCCCCGCCACCCCGGGCGATCCTCTCGCTGGCGCTGATCCTTGGTCTGATGGCCATCGTCCGCTGCGGCCAGAGCGTGATCGTCAAAGCCATGAGCGTGCTGGTCTATCCGTTCGTCGCCGCCTTGCTGTTGCTCGCGGTCAGCCTGATCCCGAACTGGAACGGCGCCTTCTTCGCCAGCGCTCAAGAATCGATGCCGATGTCGGTGTTCTTCAAAACGCTGTGGCTGGCGATCCCGGTGATGGTGTTTTCGTTCAACCATTCGCCGATCATCTCCGCGTTCGCTGTGGATCAGAAACAGCGCTACGGCGACCAAGCCGAACGCAAGAGCAGCGGCATCCTCGCCATGGCGCACGGCATGATGGTGGTGACGGTGATGTTCTTCTGCTTCAGCTGTGTGCTGGCGTTGTCGCCGGCGGATCTCGCGGCAGCGAAGGCGCAGAACATTTCGATCCTGTCGTACCTGGCCAACCACTTCCAGACCCCGGTGATCGCTTACGCTGCGCCACTGATTGCGTTGGTGGCGATCACCAAATCCTTCCTCGGCCACTACATCGGCGCCAGCGAAGGCTTTCAGGGTCTGATCGTGAAAAGCCTGCGCGGCCGTGGCCGCGTCATGTCGGCGAACTGGCTGAACCGGGTGACTGCACTGTTCATGATTCTCGCGTGCTGGGCAGTGGCCACGTTCAACCCGAGCATCCTCGGCATGATCGAAGCGTTTGGCGGGCCGGTGATTGCCTGTCTGTTGTTCCTGATGCCGATGTACGCCATCCGCCGCGTGCCAGCCTTGCGCCAGTATTCGGGCCAGGTTTCCAACGTGTTCGTGGTGCTGATCGGCCTGATTGCACTGTCAGCGATCATCTATTCATTCCTGCCCTGA